The following proteins are co-located in the Silene latifolia isolate original U9 population chromosome 1, ASM4854445v1, whole genome shotgun sequence genome:
- the LOC141601822 gene encoding stress-response A/B barrel domain-containing protein HS1, protein MANENGVVKHVLLAKFKDDVTPDKVDELINGYADLVNHIPVMKSFVWGKDVSIENLHQGFTHIFESTFESTEAIAEYIAHEKHVLFANLFLAHLEKVLVIDFKPTSVSH, encoded by the exons ATGGCAAATGAGAATGGAGTAGTGAAGCATGTATTGTTAGCCAAGTTCAAAGATGATGTCACACCTGACAAAGTTGATGAGCTCATCAATGGCTATGCTGACCTTGTCAACCACATTCCTGTCATGAAATCCTTCGTTTG GGGTAAAGATGTGAGCATTGAGAACCTTCATCAGGGTTTTACTCACATCTTCGAGTCAACATTTGAGAGCACTGAAGCCATTGCAGAGTATATTGCACACGAAAAGCATGTTCTATTTGCAAATCTCTTCCTTGCTCACTTGGAAAAGGTTCTCGTTATCGATTTCAAACCCACTTCTGTTTCCCATTGA